The Streptomyces venezuelae genomic interval GACCTCGTTCGCACATCACACGCACTACTACGGCCTCGTGCCCCTGGCCTGGGCGCTGCTCGCCGCCGGGCACGAGGTGCGGGTCGCGAGCCAGCCCGCGCTCACGGACACCATCACCGGGTCCGGGCTCGCCGCTGTGCCCGTCGGCACCGACCACCTCATCCACGAGTACCGGCTGCGGATGGCGGGCGAGCCGCGCCCGAACCACCCGGCGATCGCCTTCGACGAGGCCCGCGCCGAGCCGCTGGACTGGGACCACGCCCTCGGCATCGAGGCGATCCTCGCCCCGTACTTCTACCTGCTGGCCAACAACGACTCGATGGTCGACGACCTGGTCGGCTTCGCCCGGTCCTGGCAGCCGGACCTGGTGCTGTGGGAGCCGACGACCTACGCGGGCGCCGTCGCCGCGCAGGTCACCGGCGCCGCGCACGCCCGGGTCCTGTGGGGGCCCGACGTGATGGGCAGCGCCCGCCGCAAGTTCGTCGCGCTGCGGGACCGGCAGCCGCCCGAGCACCGCGAGGACCCCACGGCGGAGTGGCTGACGTGGACGCTGGAGCGGTACGGCGCCTCCTTCGAGGAGGAGCTGGTCACCGGCCAGTTCACGATCGACCCGACGCCGCCGAGCCTGCGACTCGACACGGGTCTGCCGACCGTCGGGATGCAGTACGTTCCGTACAACGGCACGTCGGTCGTGCCGGACTGGCTCGCCGAGCCGCCCGCGCGGCCCCGGATCTGCCTCACCCTCGGCGTCTCCGCACGTGAGGTCCTCGGCGGCGACGGCGTCTCGCAGAGCGACATCCTGGAGGCGCTCGCCGACCTCGACATCGAGCTCGTCGCCACCTTCGACGCGGGTCAGCGCGCCGAGATCCGCACCTACCCGAAGCACACCCGGTTCACGGACTTCGTGCCGATGCACGCGCTGCTGCCGAGCTGCTCGGCGATCATCCACCACGGCGGGGCCGGTACGTACGCGACCGCCGTGATCAACGCGGTGCCGCAGGTCATGCTCGCCGAGCTGTGGGACGCGCCGGTCAAGGCGCGGGCCGTCGCGGAGCAGGGGGCGGGGTTCTTCCTGCCACCGGCCGACCTCACTCCGCAGGCCGTGCGGGACGCGGTCGTCCGCATCCTCGACGACCCCTCGGTCTCCGCCGCCGCGCACCGGCTGCGCGAGGAGACCTTCGTCGACCCCACCCCGGCCGGGATCGTCCCCGAGCTGGAGCGGCTCGCCGCGCAGCACCGCCGCCCGCCGGCCGACGCGCGTCCCTGAGCCGCGCCTCTCGCCCCGGGCCCCGTGCCTCACCTCTTATCTCTCTCCACCGAAAGCAGGAGTTCCGTGTACGAAGTCGACCACGCCGACGTCTACGACCTCTTCTACCTCGGTCGCGGCAAGGACTACGCCGCCGAGGCCTCCGACATCGCCGACCTGGTGCGCTCCCGTACCCCCGAGGCGTCCTCGCTCCTGGACGTGGCCTGCGGTACGGGCACGCATCTGGAGCACTTCACCAAGGAGTTCGGCGACACCGCGGGCCTGGAGCTGTCCGAGGACATGCTCACCCACGCCCGCAAGCGGCTGCCCGACGCGACGCTCCACCAGGGCGACATGCGGGACTTCCGCCTCGGCCGCCGGTTCTCCGCCGTGGTCAGCATGTTCAGCTCCGTCGGGTACCTGCGGACCACAGCCGAGCTCGACGCGGCCGTCGCCTCGTTCGCGGAGCACCTGGAGCCCGGCGGCGTCGTCGTCGTCGAGCCGTGGTGGTTCCCCGAGACCTTCGCCGACGGCTGGGTCAGCGCCGACGTCGTCCGCCGGGACGGGCGCACCGTGGCCCGTGTCTCGCACTCGGTGCGGGAGGGCGGCGCGACGCGCATGGAGGTGCACTTCACCGTGGCCGACCCGGGCAAGGGCGTGCGCCACTTCTCCGACGTCCACCTCATCACCCTGTTCCACCAGGCGGAGTACGAGGCGGCGTTCACGGCCGCCGGGCTGCGCGTCGAGTACCTGGAGGGCGGCCCCTCGGGCCGTGGCCTCTTCGTCGGCGTCCCCGCCTGACCAGGGCCCCACTACCCCACAGACCCCCCGGGGCATCCCGGGTGCACCAAGCACAGAGAGAGAAACGAACCGTGACAGGTAAGACCCGAATACCGCGTGTCCGCCGCGGCCGTACGACCCCCAGGGCCTTCACCCTGGCCGTCGTCGGCACCCTGCTGGCGGGCACCACCGTGGCGGCCGCCGCTCCCGGCGCGGCCGACGTCCGGTACACGAGCCGGGCGGCGGAACTCGTCGCGCAGATGACGCTCGACGAGAAGATCAGCTTCGTCCACTGGGCGCTGGACCCCGACCGGCAGAACGTCGGCTACCTTCCGGGCGTGCCGCGTCTGGGCATCCCGGAGCTGCGTGCGGCCGACGGCCCGAACGGCATCCGCCTGGTGGGGCAGACCGCCACCGCGCTGCCCGCGCCGGTCGCCCTGGCCAGCACCTTCGACGACACCATGGCCGACAGCTACGGCAAGGTCATGGGCCGCGACGGACGCGCGCTCAACCAGGACATGGTCCTGGGCCCGATGATGAACAACATCCGGGTGCCGCACGGCGGCCGGAACTACGAGACGTTCAGCGAGGACCCCCTGGTCTCCTCGCGCACCGCGGTCGCCCAGATCAAGGGCATCCAGGGTGCGGGTCTGATGACCACGGCCAAGCACTTCGCGGCCAACAACCAGGAGAACAACCGCTTCAGCGTCAACGCCACGGTCGACGAGCAGACGCTCCGCGAGATCGAGTTCCCGGCGTTCGAGGCGTCCTCCAAGGCCGGCGCGGCCTCCTTCATGTGTGCCTACAACGGCCTCAACGGGAAGCCGTCCTGTGGCAACGACGAGCTCCTCAACAACGTGCTGCGCACGCAGTGGGGCTTCCAGGGCTGGGTGATGTCCGACTGGCTCGCCACCCCGGGCACGGACGCCATCACCAAGGGCCTCGACCAGGAGATGGGCGTCGAGCTCCCCGGCGACATCCCGAAGGGCGAGCCCTCGCCGCCGGCCAAGTACTTCGGCGAGGCACTGAAGACGGCCGTCCTGAACGGCACGGTCCCCGAGTCGGCCGTGACGCGGTCGGCGGAGCGCATCGTCGGCCAGATGGACAAGTTCGGTCTGCTGTCGGCGACCCCGGCGCCCCGTCCCGAGCGGGACAAGGCGGGCGCCCAGGCGGTGTCCCGCAAGGTCGCCGAGAACGGCGCGGTGCTCCTGCGCAACGAGGGCCAGGCCCTGCCGCTCGCCGGTGACGCCGGCAAGAGCATCGCGGTGATCGGTCCGACCGCCGTCGACCCCAAGGTCACCGGCCTGGGCAGCGCCCACGTCGTCCCGGACTCGGCGGCGGCGCCCCTCGACACCATCAAGGCCCGCGCGGGTGCGGGTGCGACGGTGACGTACGAGACGGGTGAGGAGACCTTCGGGACACAGATCCCGGCGGCGAACCTCAGCCCGGCGTTCAACCAGGGCCACCAGCTCGAGCCGGGCAAGGCGGGGGCGCTGTACGACGGCACGCTGACCGTGCCCGCCGACGGCGAGTACCGCATCGCGGTCAGGGCCACCGGCGGTTACGCCACGGTGCAGCTCGGCAGCCACACCATCGAGGCCGGTCAGGTCTACGGCAAGGTGAGCAGCCCGCTCCTCAAGCTCACCAAGGGCACGCACAAGCTGACGGTCTCGGGCTTCGCGATGAGCGCCACCCCGCTCTCCCTGGAGCTGGGCTGGGTGACGCCGGAGGCGGCCGACGCGACGATCGCGAAGGCCGTGGAGGCGGCGCGGAAGGCCCGTACTGCGGTCGTCTTCGCCTACGACGACGGCACCGAGGGCGTCGACCGTCCGAACCTGTCGCTGCCGGGTACGCAGGACAAGCTGATCTCGGCGGTCGCCGACGCGAACCCGAACACGATCGTGGTCCTCAACACCGGTTCGTCGGTGCTGATGCCGTGGCTGTCCAAGACCCGCGCGGTCCTGGACATGTGGTACCCGGGCCAGGCGGGCGCCGAGGCCACCGCCGCGCTGCTCTACGGTGACGTCAACCCGAGCGGCAAGCTCACGCAGAGCTTCCCGGCCGCGGAGAACCAGCACGCGGTCGCCGGCGACCCGACCCGCTACCCGGGCGTCGACAACCAGCAGACGTACAGCGAGGGCATCCACGTCGGGTACCGCTGGTTCGACAAGGAGAACGTCAAGCCGCTGTTCCCGTTCGGGCACGGCCTGTCGTACACCTCGTTCACGCAGAGCGCCCCGACCGTCGTGCGGACGTCCACGGGCGGTCTGAAGGTCACGGTCACGGTCCGCAACAGCGGGCAGCGTGCGGGCCAGGAGGTCGTCCAGGCGTACCTCGGTGCCAGCCCGAACGTGACGGCTCCGCAGGCGAAGAAGAAGCTCGTGGGCTACACGAAGGTCGCGCTCGCCGCGGGCGAGTCGAAGACGGTGACGGTGAACGTCGACCGTCGTCAGCTGCAGTACTGGGACGCCGCGGCCGATGCCTGGAAGACGGGCACGGGCAGCAGGCTCCTGCAGACCGGCGCGTCCTCCGCGGACCTGCGCGGCAGCGCCCAGGTCAACCTCTGGTGACGTGAGGCCGTGAAAGCGGCGGTGCCCGCCACCCGGGAGGGTGGCGGGCACGGCCTTTTCCGGCCTGCTCGGCCGGCCTGGCCACCTGACTAGGCCCGGCCGGTCTGCTCGGCCCATTCGCGCACGGCGTCGATCACCCGCAGCGCCTGTGCGCGCTCCAGGTGCGGGCCGATCGGCAGGCTGAGGACCTGCCGCGCGAAGCTCTCGGCGCGTGGGAGTGCGCCTTCCGGGGGTGCTTCGCCCGCGTAGGCGGGCGAGAGGTGCACGGGCACCGGGTAGTGGGTGAGCGTGTCGATGCCGCGGGCGTCGAGGTGCTCGCGCAGCTCGTCGCGGCGGTCGGTGCGCACGGTGAAGAGGTGCCAGACGGGGTCGGTGCCGGGCGCCGTCACGGGCAGGCCGATGCCGGGGAGTCCGGCGAGCCCGGAGAGGTACTCGGCGGCCAGCGCCGACCTGCGGCCGTTCCAGCTGTCCAGGTGGGCGAGCCGGATCCGCAGGACGGCCGCCTGGAGCTCGTCCAGGCGGGAGTTGGTGCCCTTCGTCTCGTGGCGGTACTTCTGCCGGGAGCCGTAGTTGCGGAGCATCCGGAGCCGTTCGGCGAGCTCGGGGTCGCCGGTCGTCACCGCGCCGCCGTCGCCGAAGCAGCCGAGGTTCTTGCCCGGGTAGAAGCTGAACGCGGCCACCGACCGTCCGGCGCCGATCCGCCGGCCCCGGTAGCGGGCGCCGTGGGCCTGGGCGGCGTCCTCGACGATGTGCAGGCCGTGCCGGTCCGCGAGGTCGCGGAGGGCGTCCAGGTCGGCGGGGTGCCCGTAGAGGTGGACGGGGAGGAGCGCCCGGGTGCGGGGTGTGATCGCCTTCTCGACGAGCAGCGGGTCGAGGGTGGGGTGGTCCTCGTGCGGTTCGACGGGCACGGGGGTCGCGCCGGTGGCGGACACCGCGAGCCAGCTGGCGATGTACGTGTGCGAGGGGACGATCACCTCGTCCCCGGGTCCGATGCCGAGGCCGCGGAGCGCGAGCTGGAGGGCGTCCATGCCGCTGTTCACGCCCACGGCGTGGCCGGTCTCGCAGTAGGCGGCGAACTCGCTCTCGAAGGCTTCGAGTTCGGGGCCGAGGAGGTAGCGCCCCGAGTCGAGTACGCGGGCGACGGCGGCGTCGGTCTCCGGGCGCAGCTCCTCGTAGGCGGCCCTGAGGTCGAGGAAGGGGACGCGGCCGGTCTCCGTGCGGGCGGTCATGCGGACACCCCCACGGCGGTGGCGGGCCGCTGCGGGGCGGTCGCCTTGAGCGGTTCCCACCAGTCGCGGTTCTCCCGGTACCAGCGGACGGTCCGGGCGAGGCCGTCCGCGAAGGCGACCCGCGGGCGGTAGCCGAGCTCGCGCTCGATCTTGCCGCCGTCGAGGGAGTAGCGCAGGTCGTGGCCCTGGCGGTCGGCGACCTGCCGGACCGAGGACCAGTCGGCGCCGAGCGAGTCGAGGAGGATGCCGGTGAGTTCGCGGTTGGTCAGCTCCAGGCCGCCGCCGATGTGGTAGATCTCGCCGGCCCGGCCGCCCGCGAGGACGAGCGCGATGCCGCGGCAGTGGTCGTCGGTGTGCACCCACTCGCGGACGTTCGCGCCGTCGCCGTACAGCGGGAGCGTCCCGCCGTCGAGGAGGTTCGTCACGAAGAGGGGGATGAGCTTCTCGGGGTGCTGGTAGGGCCCGTAGTTGTTGCAGCAGCGGGTGATCCGTACGTCGAGGCCGTACGTACGGTGGTAGGCGCGGGCGACGAGGTCGGAGCCGGCCTTGGAGGCCGCGTAGGGGGAGTTGGGCTCCAGCGGGCTGCTCTCGGTCCAGGAGCCGGAGTCGATCGAGCCGTACACCTCGTCGGTGGAGACGTGCACGACCCGGCCCACTCCGGCGTCGAGGGCGCACTGGAGCAGGGTCTGCGTGCCCAGGACGTTGGTCCCGGTGAACACGGACGCGCCCGCGATCGAGCGGTCGACGTGGCTCTCGGCGGCGAAGTGGACGACGGCGTCGACGCCGCGCAGTTCCCGGGCGAGGAGGTCGGCGTCGCGGATGTCGCCGTGGACGAAGCGCAGGCGGGGGTCCTCGTCCACCGGGGCGAGGTTGGCGAGGTTGCCCGCGTAGGTGAGGCTGTCCAGGACGATCACCTCACCGGCCGGGACGTCGGGGTACGCCCCGGCGAGGAGCTGCCGCACGAAGTGCGAGCCGATGAAGCCCGCACCTCCGGTCACCAGAAGCCGCACTGCCGTCTTCCTTTCGGTCGCGCGGTGGGTCGCGCTGTCGGTCGCACTGTCTGTGGCGCTGTCTGTGGCGCGTAGGCGGCGGTGGCGAGGCGTCGCCCTCACGGGGCTCCCTCGCAGCCGGCGATCTCCATCAGATAGCTGCCGTACTCGGTGCGGGAGAGGCGTTCTCCCAGGCTGTGACAGGCCTCGGCGTCGATGAAGCCCATGCGGAAGGCGATCTCCTCCAGGCCCGCGATCCAGACGCCCTGCCGTTCCTCCAGGACCTGGACGTACTGGGCGGCCCGGAGGAGCGAGTCGTGGGTGCCGGTGTCGAGCCAGGCGAAGCCGCGGCCCAGGTCGACGAGTTCGGCCCGGCCCCGCTCCAGGTAGACGCGGTTGACGTCGGTGATCTCCAGCTCGCCGCGCGGCGAGGGCCGGATGTTCTTGGCGATGTCGACGACGTCGTTGTCGTAGAGGTAGAGGCCGGTGACGGCGAGGTGGGAGCGCGGCTTGACCGGCTTCTCGACGAGGTCCGTCAGCCGTCCCTCCGCGTCGACCTCGGCGACGCCGTACCGCTCGGGGTCCTTGACGGGGTAGCCGAAGAGCACGCAGCCGTCGAGGCGCGCGATGCTGTCCCGCAGGAGCGTGTACAGGCCGGGCCCGTGGAAGATGTTGTCGCCCAGGATCAGGGCGCAGGTGTCGTCGCCGATGTGCCCGGCGCCGACGAGAAGCGCGTCCGCGATTCCCGCGGGCTCTTTCTGCACCGCGTAGTCGAGTTCGATTCCCAGGTGGCTGCCGTTTCCGAGCAGCGACTGGAAGAGTTCGATGTGCTGGGGTGTGGAGATGATTTGTATCTCGCGAATACCGCCGAGCATGAGAACCGACAGCGGATAGTAGATCATCGGTTTGTTGTAGACCGGAAGAATCTGTTTCGAAATGACCGAGGTCGCCGGATGCAGCCGAGTTCCGCTCCCGCCGGCCAGGACTATTCCCTTCATTCCCGGAAACTAGCAGGAGGGTGCCGGTAATAACGGTTGGCGGGGCGGAGTTAGGGGGGCTTTAGGGGCTGCGCAGGGGGAGTCCCTTCGCCCCTTTGGGGGGTGGGAAAACGCGGAGGGCCCGGCCGGACGGCCGGGCCCTCGGATGGGGGGATCGCGCGTGTGGGGGGGATCGCCTGGGGGATCGGGTGCGGGTGCGGGTCAGCGCAGGAAGCCGCGGGCCTCCTCCCAGCCGTCCGCGACGTCCCGCTCCAGCTGGTTGAGGCGGGCGGTGACGACCTGGTCGAAGCCGTCCATGAAGTACTCGTCGCCGTCGCGGGCCTCCACCCGGCCGCCGCGCTCGACGAAGTCGCGGACGACCTCGGTGAGGGAGGTGCCGGGGCCCACGCGGCCGGCGATGTACCGGGTCGCGCCGTCCAGGTCGGGGAAGCCCGCCTCGCGGTAGAGGTACACGTCGCCGAGGAGGTCGACCTGCACCGCGACCTGCGGGTGTGCGGTGGGCCGCATGGTGGCGGGCTTGATCCGCAGCAGTTCGGCGTCGGCCCCGGCCTTCAGGCTGTTCAGGGCGTAGCCGTAGTCGATGTGGAGGCCCGGGGTGCGCTCGCGGACCCGCTCCTCGAAGGCGGCGAGGGCCTCCTGGAGCTCGGCGCGCTCCACCGGGGGCAGCTTGCCGTCCTCACGGCCGCTGTAGTCCTCGCGGATGTTGACGAAGTCGATCGTCCGGCCCTGCCCGGACTCGTTGAGGTCGGCGATGAAGTCGACCAGGTCGAGCAGGCGCGCGGCGCGGCCCGGGAGCACGATGTAGGCGAAGCCGAGGTTGATCGGCGACTCGCGTTCGGCGCGGAGCTGCTGGAAGCGGCGCAGGTTCTCGCGGACGCGGCGGAAGGCCGCCTTCTTGCCGGTGGTCTGCTCGTACTCCTCGTCGTTGAGGCCGTAGAGCGAGGTGCGGACGGCGTGCAGGCCCCACAGGCCGGGCTGGCGCTCCAGGGTGCGCTCGGTGAGCGCGAAGGAGTTCGTGTAGACGGTGGGCCGCAGGCCGTGCTCGCCGGCGTGGGCGGCCAGGGTGCCGAGTCCGGGGTTGGTGAGGGGCTCCAGGCCGCCGGAGAAGTACAGGGCGTAGGGGTTGCCCGCGGGTATCTCGTCGATGACCGAGCGGAACATGGCGTTGCCGGCGTCGAGGGCGGACGGGTCGTAGCGGGCGCCGGTGACGCGGACGCAGAAGTGGCAGCGGAACATGCAGGTCGGGCCGGGGTAGAGGCCGACGCTGTACGGGAAGACGGGCTTGCCGGCGAGGGCGGAGTCGAAGACGCCGCGCTGTTCGAGCGGGAGCAGGGTGTTCTGCCAGTACGCCCCCGCGGGGCCGCCCTCGACGGCTGCGCGGAGCTCCGGGACCTGCGCGAACAGGGCGAGGAGGCGCCGGAAGGCGTCCCGGTCGACACCCAGGTCGTGGCGGGCCTCTTCGAGGGGGGTGAAGGGGCTGTTGCCGTAGCGCACGGCGAGCCGGACCAGGTGGCGGGCGGTGGTTCCGGCCTCGTCGTGCGGCACGAGGCCGCCGGCGGCGAGGCTCTGGCCGACGGCGTGGACCGCCGCCCCCAGATCGGCTCCGGGGTGCGCGCAGCGTGCGGCCGGGGCGGTGGCGACGGGGGCAGGGGCGGTCATCAGGAGCGTCCAATCGTGGGCGTGGGCGTGGCTGTCCGGGGGGCCGCGAGCGGGGCGGGGGCCGTGTCGCGGTGGCGCGCGGTCAGTTCGCGCCCGCGGGTCACGCAGAGTCGCAGCAGGTCGGAGACCCGGCGGGTGTCGTCGTCGTCGACGGCGGTGCCGGTGGGCAGGCACAGCACGCGCTCGGCGAGGTGTTCGGTGTGGGACAGCGGGGCGTGCGGCTGCCCGCGGTACGGC includes:
- a CDS encoding activator-dependent family glycosyltransferase; this translates as MRVLLTSFAHHTHYYGLVPLAWALLAAGHEVRVASQPALTDTITGSGLAAVPVGTDHLIHEYRLRMAGEPRPNHPAIAFDEARAEPLDWDHALGIEAILAPYFYLLANNDSMVDDLVGFARSWQPDLVLWEPTTYAGAVAAQVTGAAHARVLWGPDVMGSARRKFVALRDRQPPEHREDPTAEWLTWTLERYGASFEEELVTGQFTIDPTPPSLRLDTGLPTVGMQYVPYNGTSVVPDWLAEPPARPRICLTLGVSAREVLGGDGVSQSDILEALADLDIELVATFDAGQRAEIRTYPKHTRFTDFVPMHALLPSCSAIIHHGGAGTYATAVINAVPQVMLAELWDAPVKARAVAEQGAGFFLPPADLTPQAVRDAVVRILDDPSVSAAAHRLREETFVDPTPAGIVPELERLAAQHRRPPADARP
- the desII gene encoding dTDP-4-amino-4,6-dideoxy-D-glucose ammonia-lyase, with the translated sequence MTAPAPVATAPAARCAHPGADLGAAVHAVGQSLAAGGLVPHDEAGTTARHLVRLAVRYGNSPFTPLEEARHDLGVDRDAFRRLLALFAQVPELRAAVEGGPAGAYWQNTLLPLEQRGVFDSALAGKPVFPYSVGLYPGPTCMFRCHFCVRVTGARYDPSALDAGNAMFRSVIDEIPAGNPYALYFSGGLEPLTNPGLGTLAAHAGEHGLRPTVYTNSFALTERTLERQPGLWGLHAVRTSLYGLNDEEYEQTTGKKAAFRRVRENLRRFQQLRAERESPINLGFAYIVLPGRAARLLDLVDFIADLNESGQGRTIDFVNIREDYSGREDGKLPPVERAELQEALAAFEERVRERTPGLHIDYGYALNSLKAGADAELLRIKPATMRPTAHPQVAVQVDLLGDVYLYREAGFPDLDGATRYIAGRVGPGTSLTEVVRDFVERGGRVEARDGDEYFMDGFDQVVTARLNQLERDVADGWEEARGFLR
- the rfbA gene encoding glucose-1-phosphate thymidylyltransferase RfbA; protein product: MKGIVLAGGSGTRLHPATSVISKQILPVYNKPMIYYPLSVLMLGGIREIQIISTPQHIELFQSLLGNGSHLGIELDYAVQKEPAGIADALLVGAGHIGDDTCALILGDNIFHGPGLYTLLRDSIARLDGCVLFGYPVKDPERYGVAEVDAEGRLTDLVEKPVKPRSHLAVTGLYLYDNDVVDIAKNIRPSPRGELEITDVNRVYLERGRAELVDLGRGFAWLDTGTHDSLLRAAQYVQVLEERQGVWIAGLEEIAFRMGFIDAEACHSLGERLSRTEYGSYLMEIAGCEGAP
- a CDS encoding beta-glucosidase family protein, whose amino-acid sequence is MTGKTRIPRVRRGRTTPRAFTLAVVGTLLAGTTVAAAAPGAADVRYTSRAAELVAQMTLDEKISFVHWALDPDRQNVGYLPGVPRLGIPELRAADGPNGIRLVGQTATALPAPVALASTFDDTMADSYGKVMGRDGRALNQDMVLGPMMNNIRVPHGGRNYETFSEDPLVSSRTAVAQIKGIQGAGLMTTAKHFAANNQENNRFSVNATVDEQTLREIEFPAFEASSKAGAASFMCAYNGLNGKPSCGNDELLNNVLRTQWGFQGWVMSDWLATPGTDAITKGLDQEMGVELPGDIPKGEPSPPAKYFGEALKTAVLNGTVPESAVTRSAERIVGQMDKFGLLSATPAPRPERDKAGAQAVSRKVAENGAVLLRNEGQALPLAGDAGKSIAVIGPTAVDPKVTGLGSAHVVPDSAAAPLDTIKARAGAGATVTYETGEETFGTQIPAANLSPAFNQGHQLEPGKAGALYDGTLTVPADGEYRIAVRATGGYATVQLGSHTIEAGQVYGKVSSPLLKLTKGTHKLTVSGFAMSATPLSLELGWVTPEAADATIAKAVEAARKARTAVVFAYDDGTEGVDRPNLSLPGTQDKLISAVADANPNTIVVLNTGSSVLMPWLSKTRAVLDMWYPGQAGAEATAALLYGDVNPSGKLTQSFPAAENQHAVAGDPTRYPGVDNQQTYSEGIHVGYRWFDKENVKPLFPFGHGLSYTSFTQSAPTVVRTSTGGLKVTVTVRNSGQRAGQEVVQAYLGASPNVTAPQAKKKLVGYTKVALAAGESKTVTVNVDRRQLQYWDAAADAWKTGTGSRLLQTGASSADLRGSAQVNLW
- the rfbB gene encoding dTDP-glucose 4,6-dehydratase, giving the protein MRLLVTGGAGFIGSHFVRQLLAGAYPDVPAGEVIVLDSLTYAGNLANLAPVDEDPRLRFVHGDIRDADLLARELRGVDAVVHFAAESHVDRSIAGASVFTGTNVLGTQTLLQCALDAGVGRVVHVSTDEVYGSIDSGSWTESSPLEPNSPYAASKAGSDLVARAYHRTYGLDVRITRCCNNYGPYQHPEKLIPLFVTNLLDGGTLPLYGDGANVREWVHTDDHCRGIALVLAGGRAGEIYHIGGGLELTNRELTGILLDSLGADWSSVRQVADRQGHDLRYSLDGGKIERELGYRPRVAFADGLARTVRWYRENRDWWEPLKATAPQRPATAVGVSA
- a CDS encoding class I SAM-dependent DNA methyltransferase; its protein translation is MYEVDHADVYDLFYLGRGKDYAAEASDIADLVRSRTPEASSLLDVACGTGTHLEHFTKEFGDTAGLELSEDMLTHARKRLPDATLHQGDMRDFRLGRRFSAVVSMFSSVGYLRTTAELDAAVASFAEHLEPGGVVVVEPWWFPETFADGWVSADVVRRDGRTVARVSHSVREGGATRMEVHFTVADPGKGVRHFSDVHLITLFHQAEYEAAFTAAGLRVEYLEGGPSGRGLFVGVPA
- a CDS encoding DegT/DnrJ/EryC1/StrS family aminotransferase → MTARTETGRVPFLDLRAAYEELRPETDAAVARVLDSGRYLLGPELEAFESEFAAYCETGHAVGVNSGMDALQLALRGLGIGPGDEVIVPSHTYIASWLAVSATGATPVPVEPHEDHPTLDPLLVEKAITPRTRALLPVHLYGHPADLDALRDLADRHGLHIVEDAAQAHGARYRGRRIGAGRSVAAFSFYPGKNLGCFGDGGAVTTGDPELAERLRMLRNYGSRQKYRHETKGTNSRLDELQAAVLRIRLAHLDSWNGRRSALAAEYLSGLAGLPGIGLPVTAPGTDPVWHLFTVRTDRRDELREHLDARGIDTLTHYPVPVHLSPAYAGEAPPEGALPRAESFARQVLSLPIGPHLERAQALRVIDAVREWAEQTGRA